From Bacillus sp. FSL K6-3431, the proteins below share one genomic window:
- the spoIIIAE gene encoding stage III sporulation protein AE, with product MKSLKLILLACFLLLIGAENVQAVQNENEVNEPDTEPDTEPDTDYVTNQINNLGLEELTEYWDAIVTEYGSYLPESQRGTLLEFVKGEKTFSIEGWLRGFIAFAFQEVVMNAKLLGAIIMLSIFSAILQSLHNAFENGAVSKIAYSVIFMVLIIMALNSFRIAADYAVSAIDAMSQFIFALLPLVLALIASSGGVASSTFFHPVLIFLINVSGIVIKNIVLPLLFLSTLLSITSALSGQFKVTQLSGLLQKASVGVLGIFVTILLGVISVQGTATAVADGVAIKTAKFVAGNAIPVVGRMFTDAADTVITASLLLKNTVGIAGAAIVLLIAVFPAIKILVISFMYKLAAAFMQPLGDGPVIECLNIVSKNMLYIFASLAIISFMFFLSITILVASGNITMMIR from the coding sequence CTTCTTATTACTAATCGGGGCAGAAAATGTACAAGCTGTTCAGAATGAAAATGAAGTAAATGAGCCAGATACTGAGCCAGATACTGAGCCAGATACTGATTATGTTACAAATCAAATAAATAACTTAGGACTTGAGGAATTAACAGAGTACTGGGATGCGATCGTCACAGAATATGGAAGTTATTTGCCCGAAAGTCAGAGAGGAACACTACTAGAATTTGTGAAAGGGGAGAAAACCTTTTCAATTGAAGGGTGGCTCAGAGGTTTCATTGCATTTGCTTTTCAGGAAGTTGTGATGAATGCAAAGCTACTTGGAGCAATTATTATGCTTTCTATTTTCAGTGCTATTTTACAATCCTTACACAATGCTTTTGAAAATGGGGCAGTAAGCAAAATTGCTTATTCGGTTATTTTTATGGTGTTGATTATTATGGCATTAAATAGTTTTCGCATTGCTGCTGATTATGCAGTAAGTGCCATCGATGCGATGAGCCAATTCATTTTTGCGCTACTGCCACTAGTTCTCGCCCTCATTGCTTCATCAGGAGGTGTGGCGTCATCGACGTTCTTTCATCCGGTTTTAATATTTCTTATTAATGTGAGCGGCATTGTTATTAAAAATATTGTGCTACCTCTTTTGTTCCTCTCCACCCTACTTAGTATAACAAGCGCTTTAAGTGGTCAATTTAAAGTCACGCAACTTTCAGGTTTATTACAAAAAGCAAGTGTAGGTGTACTTGGAATTTTTGTGACTATATTACTAGGTGTTATCTCTGTACAAGGAACTGCAACCGCTGTTGCGGACGGTGTTGCGATAAAAACAGCAAAATTTGTTGCGGGAAACGCTATCCCTGTTGTTGGACGCATGTTTACTGATGCAGCAGATACGGTAATAACAGCATCATTACTCCTGAAAAATACTGTTGGAATCGCAGGTGCAGCAATCGTTTTATTAATTGCCGTTTTTCCGGCAATAAAAATACTAGTCATTTCATTCATGTATAAACTAGCGGCTGCATTTATGCAACCGCTTGGGGATGGTCCTGTAATTGAATGTCTAAATATTGTTAGTAAAAACATGTTATATATCTTTGCTTCACTTGCGATTATCTCATTCATGTTTTTTCTAAGTATCACAATACTCGTCGCTTCGGGGAATATTACAATGATGATCAGATAA